One Streptomyces dangxiongensis genomic window, TGCCGCTGACCACCGGGTTCCGGGTGCCCGCGGCCGTCGTGGAGCTGGCCAACCGGCTGCTGCCCCGCCTCGGCGTCGCCGTACCCGCCGCCACCTCGCTGCGCACCGACGGGGAACTGACCCTCCGGCCGACCGAGGACGTCCTCGGCACCATCGTGACCGCCGTGCGCGACGCCCTCGCCCGGGAGGGCTCGGTCGGCGTGGTCACGGCCGACGCCGACACCGGCCCGGTGCGGGCGGCACTCACCGCGGCCGGCCTGGTCCCGGCCGGCCCCGACGCGCTCGGCGCCCGGCTGGCCGTCGTCCCCGCGAGCGTCGTCAAGGGCCTGGAGTACGACCACGTCGTCGCCGTGGAACCGGCCGCCGTGGTGGAGGCGGAGGAGCGGGGCGCCCACCGGCTGTACGTGGTCCTGACCTGGGCGGTGTCCCGGCTCGACGTGGTGCACGCCCGCCCCCTGCCGTTCTGAGGGCGGGCGGGCGGGCGGTACGGGCGTGAGGCTCCGCACAGGGGGCGCCCCGACCTGCGGGCGCCCGGTACGACGCCGGCTCGGGGTGGCGCTCAGGCGCCGACGTACTCCGCCAGGTGTTCGCCGGTGCGGGTCGAGCGGGCCGCCACCAGGTCGGCGGGGGTGCCCTCGAAGACGATCCGGCCGCCGTCGTGACCCGCGCCGGGACCCAGGTCGATGATCCAGTCGGCGTGCGCCATGACCGCCTGGTGGTGCTCGACGACGATGACCGACTTGCCGGAGTCCACCAGCCGGTCCAGCAGGCCCAGCAAGTGCTCCACGTCGGCGAGATGCAGACCCGTGGTCGGCTCGTCCAGGACGTAGACCCCGCCCTTGTCGGCCATGTGCGTGGCCAGCTTCAGCCGCTGCCGCTCGCCACCGGACAGCGTGGTGAGCGGCTGTCCGAGGGTCAGGTAACCGAGGCCCACGTCGGCCATGTTCCCGAGGACCCGGTGGGCGGCCGGGGTCCGCGCCGCACCCGCGCCGAAGAACTGCTCCGCCTCCGTCACCGTCATCGCCAGCACCTCGCTGATGTCCCGGCCACCGAGGCGGTACTCCAGCACCGAGGCGTCGAACCGCTTGCCCTCGCACTCCTCGCAGGTCGTCGCCACACCGGCCATCATCGCCAGGTCGGTGTAGACGACACCGGCGCCGTTGCAGCCCGCGCAGGCGCCCTCCGAGTTGGCGCTGAACAGGGCCGGCTTGACGCCGTTGGCCTTGGCGAAGGCCTTGCGGACCGGGTCGAGCAGCCCGGTGTACGTCGCCGGGTTGCTCCGCCGCGAGCCGCGGATCGGCGCCTGGTCGACCGACACCACACCCTGCCCGGCCGGCACCGACCCGTGGACCAGCGAACTCTTGCCGGAGCCGGCGACACCGGTGACGACGACCAGCACCCCGAGCGGGATGTCGACGTCCACGCCCCGCAGGTTGTGCCGCGTCGCACCGCGGATCTCCAGGGCCCCGGCCGGCTCGCGCACCGACTCCTTCAGCGCCGCCCGGTCGTCCAGATGCCGGCCCGTGAGCGTGCCGCTCGCCCGCAGCCCCGCCACGGTGCCCTCGAAACAGACGGTGCCGCCCGCCGTGCCCGCACCCGGGCCGAGATCCACCACATGGTCGGCGATCGCGATGACCTCCGGCTTGTGCTCCACCACCAGCACCGTGTTGCCCTTGTCCCGCAGCCGCAGCAGCAGGTCGTTCATCCGCCGGATGTCATGGGGGTGCAGGCCGGCCGTCGGCTCGTCGAAGACGTACGTGACATCGGTGAGCGAGGAACCGAGGTGACGGATCATCTTCGTACGCTGCGCCTCACCGCCCGAGAGCGTGCCGGCGGGCCGGTCCAGCGAGAGGTAGCCGAGGCCGATCTCCACGAACGAGTCCAGGGTCTCGCCCAGCGAGGTCAGCAGCGGCGCCACCGACGGCTCGGCCAGCGCGCGCACCCACACGGCCAGGTCGCTGATCTGCATCGCGCAGGCGTCGGCGATGCTGATCCCCTCGATCTTCGAGGACCGGGCCGCCTCGCTGAGCCGGGTCCCGTCGCAGTCGGGGCACGTGGTGAAGGTGACCGCCCGGTCCACGAACTCCCGGATGTGCGGCTGCATCGCCTCGCGGTCCTTGGCGAGCATCGACTTCTGGATCCGCGGCACGAGCCCCTCGTACGTCATGTTGATGCCCGCGATCTTCATCCGGGTCGGCTCGCGGTACAGGAAGTCGTGCAGCTCCCTCTTGGTGAACGTGCGGATCGGCTTGTCGGGGGAGTAGAGGCCGGACTCGGTGTACAGGCGGTGGTTCCAGCCGCCGGGCATGTAACCGGGGATGGTGAGCGCGCCGTCGCCGAGCGACCTGTCCGCGTCGTACAGCCGGGCCAGATCGATGTCGGTGACCGAGCCCCGGCCCTCGCAGCGCGGGCACATGCCACCGGTGATGCTGAACTCGCGCCGTTCCTTCACCGTCCGTCCGCCGCGCTCCACGGTGACCGCGCCGGCCCCGCTGATCGAGGCGACGTTGAAGGAGAACGCCTTGGGCGAGCCGATGTGCGGTGTGCCGAGCCTGCTGAACAGGATCCGCAGCATCGCGTGCGCGTCGGTGGCGGTGCCGACGGTCGAGCGCGGGTCGGCCCCCATGCGCTGCTGGTCGACGATGATCGCGGTGGTCAGCCCGTCGAGCACGTCGACGTCGGGCCGCGCCAGCGTCGGCATGAAGCCCTGGACGAAGGAGCTGTACGTCTCGTTGATCAGGCGCTGAGACTCCGCGGCGATGGTGTCGAACACCAGCGAACTCTTGCCCGAACCGGAGACCCCCGTGAACACCGTCAGCCGGCGCTTGGGGATCTCGATGCTGACGTTCCTGAGGTTGTTCTCGCGCGCCCCGTGCACGCGGATCAGCTCATGGCTGTCGGCGACGTGCGCGGTGTCCGCCAGCGCGTCCGTCCTCGTACCCATGCTCATCGTCTCTCCGTCCGTAGTGCCGCCCCGACACGCTAACGGCACCCACCTGCCTCCCGCTTCTCGATTCCTGACCGATCGGGGAGAAGAGCCAGCATGGCTGGTCCCGGGGTGCCCGCCGTCAGTGGCCGCGGCTCTCCGTGCGAGTGTCCGAGGCCGGCTGCGCAGGGGTGGCGGCGAACAGCAGCGCGGCGAACACGACGGGGGCGGCTGCCTGGTACCCGATCCACGTCTCACCCCCGGCGCCGTTGCCCCGCCACGCCATCAGGAGGCCGGCAAGGGCCGTCAGCACCCAGCCGCTGTCGTAGGCCACCATGAGCCGCGTGTACGTGCGCAGCGACCGGCTGCGCGTATACGCGATCTCGATGCCTCCGCCGATCAGCAGGGCCACGCCAGAGGCGACCAGCAGCCAGGCGGGCGCGCCGAGCAGACGGCCGAGCGGGGCGGCACCGGCTATGTACACAGCGGCGAGCAACACCTTGAAGACGCCATCGGCGAGGATCCCCGCCGTCCGGCGTGTCACTGCCGGTGTTACGACCTCGGACATGAGCGTTCCCCCCTGAAACCCCGTCCCGACCGGTCCCGTAACGAGATTACGGCAATAATCAAATTATGAGAATGACGAGAGCGGAGACCAGGGAACGCAACCGCCGCGCCTTGCTGGACGCCGCGTTCCAGGTCGTCTCCCGAGAGGGGTACCGGGCCAAGCTCGAGGAGATCGCCGAACGCGCCGACCTGACCACCGGCGCCATCTACTCACTGTTCGGAAGCAAGAACGGCCTGGTGGTCGCCCTGGTCGCCGACCACCTGCGGCCCCACTACGAAGAGATCGAGCAGACGGTTCCCGCTGAACTGGACCTGCTCGAAGCGGTCGACGCCTTTGCCCGGTACTACCGGCGCGGTGGTGACGCCCCCGACGCGCTGTCTCGTCTGTCGCTCCAGATCACCTTGCTGGACATGGCCCTGCACGACCCGGACCTGGGGTCGCAGCTCGCCACGTCCATCCGGGCGCAGGAGACCCACCTGATCGCGCTGTTCACGGGAAGATCGCACAACGGGGGCGTCGTGACGTCGCATCAGGCGCAACGCCTGGCTACCGCGCTCAGAGCACTGTTCGTCGGCCTCAGCCAGGGCGTCCCCCTCGGCCTGGCCCCTGGTGCCGACGAGCAGTACTTCGCCGACGCTGCCCGTGCTCTGGCCACCGGCATGACTGTCCTGTAGGGCGGCTGCGCGCTATTCGGGCTGTGTGCCGGCGCCTTTGACCACCCGAGGCCGAACGCCGACTTCGCGGGCCTCCACGGCGGGTACGGACGCTGGAACTGGGTGCGGGCAAGCCGGATCACCAGCCTCACGAACCTGCCGAGGCGCGGGTCCTCACCGATCCGGCCGGACGTCGTCCCTTCTGCATCGTCACCGGCTGACCGGGAGGCAGGAGGCGATCAAGGCGGAAAAAAATCTGTGAATCTTCAAGTGCGCGGCAACCTTTTCGGCCTCCCCGGACCACTCGGTGCTGTCCGACCAGATGGTCCGGTCGGATGCAACGGCTGAAAGAGAGCACAGACATGTCCCTCGCCCACCCACGTCATCGGTGGCGTACCGCGCTGGCGGCCGCCGTGCCGCGCGGCCACGCCCGCGGTCGTCGCCGGTCGTCCCCCTCACCCGTCACGGGGAGACGACGAGTGATGCATCGTGCCCGTCGGCTGTTCGCGCGTCGGAGTGTCTGGGCGGCCATCGTCATGGCCGTCGTGGCGGGCTCCGTTGTCGTGGTCAACACGGCCTCAGCGGGAACCGTGGATCCGAAGACCTGGTACGTGCTGGTCAACCGCAACAGCGGCAAGGTGCTGGATGGCCGCGACTTCGCCACGCACGACGGCGCGGCGGTGGTGCAGTGGGGCCGCCACGGCGGGGCCAACCAGCAGTGGCGGTTCATCGACGCGGGTGACGGGTACTACCGGCTGCAGAACCGGAACTCCGGCAAGGTGCTGGACGACCACAACTGGTCGAAGACCGCCGGCTCCGACATCGTGCAGTGGAGCGACCGCAACGGCACCAACCAGCAGTTCGAACTGGCGGAGTCGCCGGACGGCTACGTGCGTCTGATCAATCGCTTCAGTGGCATGGCCGTCGAGGTCCACAACGCCTCCAAGGCTGACGGGGGTGACGTCGTCCAGTACCACGACCGAGGCGGCGCCAATCAGCAATGGCAGCTCGTCCCGGCCGGGAGCGTAGGCAGCGCCGGCACGCCCACCGAGACGGGCGGCAGTGCTCCCACGAGCCGGGCTCCGAGCGACACGCGCCCCTCGTCGTCTCCTGCGGCCGGTGGCGGCAGCTCGACGACACGTTTCATGGGTAGTGACACGGTGCTCATCGGCGGCTCGATGTCCGACGCCTCGGCGACCGCAGCGCCGTTCGACGTGCGATACGCCTATGTGCACAGCCAGCCCGCGCCCTCGTCGGCCTACTATTCGGCGTCGCGTTGCCAGGATGCGTGGAAGAGCTGGTGGGGCTGCTGGTCCGGCAGCACCACGGCGCCCGGCAATTACGTGACCTGGTGGGACGACCATGTGGCCCAGGCGACTTACAAGGGCAGCCCGCACCCGCAGAAGTTCTTCTGGACCTGGTACTCGTTGCGCGACCTCGGGGATCTGGCAGGCTCGGGCGACGGTCCGGGCGAGGTCGTGGCCATCAACAGGGTTGACCTGCTCACCCGGTATATGAACGACTACCGTTTCTTCCTCCAGAAGATCGGCAACTCGCACGACATGATCGACCTTGAGCCTGATTTCTGGGGCTACGTCCGGTCGCTCGGCAATCCGCACCAGGTTGCCGCGCAGGTCTCGGGCGCGAATCCGACGGATTGCGGATCGCAGGAGAACAGCGCCGCCGGACTCTCCCGCTGCCTGATCGCGATGGCGCACAAATATGCGCCGAACACCACCGTGGGGTTCCACCTCTCCTGCTGGGACTGGCAGACCGACACGCAGGGATGCGCCAAGGACTACGCCAACCTCGGGGCGCAGAACGCCGACTTCCTGGTCGCCGATGTGTCGGACCGCGATGCGGGCTGGTACGCGCAGCCGGCCCACGGCGGCCATGACAACTTCTGGACCGACCAGAAGGCCACTGCCTCGCTGGGGTTCTACAGGACGATGGCCGAGTCCGTGGGCAAGCCGGTGGTCCTGTGGCAGATCCCCGTAGGCAACAAGGCGCAGAACAACACCCTCAACCATTACAAGGACGACAAGGTCGACTGGTTCTTCGCGCACATGGACCAGGTGGCGAACGCGCATGTCGCCGGCCTGCTGTTCGGTGCGGGGCAGCAGGAACAGACATCGGTCGAGACCGACGGCGGAAACCTGATCGACAAGACGGTCGCCTACCGCAACTCGGGTGGTACAGCGCTCAAGTAGCCGGAGGGGCGCAGCCGGCCGGCCCTAGAAGATGATCGTGTCGATACCTGACGGCGGGACGCCACGCTCGCTCGCGAGGTCGAGACACGGCGCGGCCGGCGCGCCCCCAGGTCCAGCCGAGCGCCTCGGCGTCGGGCGACTCGCCAGGCACACTTTTGCAAGCGGGTGCTTGCAATAGTTAGCGGGGGTGGGGCAAGGTGGAGGCATGGCATCGCTGAACGTCGGCAACCTCGGTGAGTACCTGCGCGAACAGCGGCGGAACGCCCAACTGTCGCTGCGGCAGCTCGCCGACGCCGCCGGCGTGTCCAATCCGTACCTGAGCCAGATCGAGCGCGGGTTGCGCAAGCCCAGCGCGGAGGTGCTCCAGCAGGTCGCCAAGGCCCTGCGCATCTCCGCCGAGACGCTCTACGTCCGCGCCGGCATCCTCGACGCCGAGCGGGACGGGGAGGAACGCCTGCGGGAAGGGGCGACCCGCGCCGTCATCCTCGCCGATCCCTCGCTCGACGAGCGGCAGAAGCAGGTGCTGCTCCAGATCTACGAATCCTTCCGCAAGGAGAACGGATTCGGGGGCGGCCGGCCCGCCGAGGGCGAGGGGACCGGCTCGGACACCTACGCGGCCGGCGCAGGCGATGCCACCGGAAGTGACACAGACGCCGGTCCACGGCGGACGGCCGGGTAACGCCGGACCAGGGCTCCGGACGCCCGCCGCGGACCACACCAACCCAGTCGAACGCGAATCCGATCCGGGAGGACCCTTCACCATGGCCATCACCGACGACCTGCGCAAGACCCTCAGCGACCCCACTCCGCTCTACTTCGCCGCCGGCACCGCCGATCTGGCGCTCCAGCAGGCCAAGAAGGTGCCGGCCCTGGTCGAGCAGCTCCGCACCGAGGCCCCGGCCCGCATCGACGCCGTGCGCAACACCGACCCGAAGGCCGTGCAGGAGAGGGCCGCCGCCCGCGCCAAGGAGGCGCAGGAGACCCTGCAGACCCGGGTCAGCGGCTTCATCGGGTCCCTCGACGTGAAGAAGTTCGGCGAGACCGCCCAGGACCTCGCGCTGCGCGGTGTCGGCGTCGCCGCCGAGTACGCCGTCAAGGCCCGCGAGACCTACGAGAAGGTCGCCGAGCACGGCGAGCAGGCCGTGAAGACCTGGCGCGGCGAGGCCGCCGAGGAGATCGAGGAACTGGCGATCGCCGTCGAGGGCAAGGCCGAGCCGGGCGACGTCACCATCGACGCGCCCAAGCCGGCGGCCGGACCGACCGTCGCCCCCGCCCCGACCGTCGCCCCCGCCCCGGTGGTCACGCCGGCACCGGCCGAGACGGTGACCACGCCGGCACCGGCCGAGACGACCACCGTGTCCGCCGAGGAGAAGCCGGCCCGGAAGACGCCGGCCGCCCGCAAGACCGGCACCTCCACGAAGAAGGCCACCCCGCCGGCCATGTGACCATGACCGGTGTGGCGCGTCCCGGGCCGGGCACCTTCGGGGTGTCCGGCCCGTTGTCTGGGTACGGTGGCGGCGTAGCAGGATCGGGAATCAACGGGCGGTGGGCAGCATGCTGATGTTGGGCTTCGCGGGATTCATGGGCATCTTGAAGATCGTTCTGATGGCCCTGGCCGCGTTCGGGCTGTTCGACGCGGCGTTCCGGCGCGAGGACGCCTTCCGTGCGGCGGACAAGCAGAACAAGGTCTTCTGGCTGATCATCCTCGGCATCGCGCTGGTGGTCAGCTATCTGTTCTCGATCCTGTCCATCCTGCCGATCGCCGGCGCCGTCGCCGCCATCGTGTACCTGGTGGACGTGCGCCCCGCCCTCCAGCAGGTAGGCGGCGGACGCGGCTGGGGCCGCCGGGGCGGCGGCAGCAGCAGCGACGGTCCGTACGGGCCGTACAACGGCGGCCGGTAGCGGCCGGCCGTCAGCAGGACGGGTGCCAGCCGGGCGGCTGTCAGCCGGGTGGCTGTCAGGCGGGTGGCGGGGCCGCCGGCGGTCGGGTTCCGCCGTGCCGGGCTCTCGCCGTCCGCCTCGCCCGCGCGGCACCGGTGGGCGCCCCCGCGGCCCTCACGGCGAGGCGTCGGTCAGGGGGTGCGGTCCAGCAGGACCACCGCGACGTCGTCGGTCAGCTCGCCCCCGTTGAGGTCGCGGACCTCACTGACCGCGGCCCGCAGCAGTTCCTCCCCGCGCAGTCCCTCGGCGAGCTGGCGGCGGATCATCTCGACCATGCCGTCCTGCCCGAGGCGATCCCCGTCCACGCCGACCCGGCCCTCGATCAGCCCGTCGGTGTAGAGCATCAGGCTCCACTCGGCGCCCAGCTCCACCTGCATCCGCGGCCAGCGGGCGCCGGGGAGCAGGCCGAGGGCGGGGCCGTTGTTCTCGTACGGCAGCAGCCGGGCGGGCCGGCCGGGGCGGGCGATCAGCGGGGCCGGATGGCCGGCCAGGCACAGGCCCGCGCGGCGGCCGTCGGGGGCGATGTCCACCGTGCACAGCGTCGCGAAGATCTCCTCGTCGGCGCGCTCGTGCTCCAGCACCTGCTGGAGCGTGTTCAGCAGCTCGTCCCCGCACAGCCCGGCCAGGGTCAGCGCCCGCCAGGCGATGCGCAGCTCCACGCCGAGCGCCGCCTCGTCCGGGCCGTGCCCGCAGACGTCGCCGATCATGGCGTGGACGGTGCCGTCGGGGGTGCGGACGGCGTCGTAGAAGTCGCCGCCGAGCAGGGCCCGGGAGCGGCCGGGGCGGTAGCGGGCGGCGAAACGCAGCGCGGAGCCGTCCAGCAGCGGGGTCGGCAGCAGGCCGCGTTCCAGGCGGCGGTTCTCCTGGGCGCGCAGCTTGCCCTCGGCGAGCCGCCGCTCGGCGGTGTCGGACCGTTTCCGCTCCACCGCGTAGCGGATGGCGCGGCTGAGCAGCCGGCCGTCCAGCTCGTCCCGGAACAGGTAGTCCTGGGCGCCCACGCGCACGGCCTCCGCGCCGCGCTCGGCGTCACCGGAGGCGGTCAGCGCGAGGACGGCGTGCCGGGGCGCGAGCTGGAGCACGTGCCGGAGCACGGCCAGCTCGTCGTCGGCGTCGCTGCCGCCCGGCGCCGGGAGCGCCAGGTCCAGCAGGATGCAGTGGACGTCGTCGGTGAGCAGCCGTCCGGCCTCGGTGAGGTTGCGGGCGGTGCGGACGCGGATCGGCTTGCCGGCCGGGTCCAGCAGGTCGGGCACGACCGGCATACCGGCCGGATCGTCCTCGATCAGCAGCAGGGTGAGAGTGGCGCCGGTGCTGTGCACGGGCGTGGCGTCGACGTGGGCCTCTTCCTTGAGGGGGCCGCCGACTGTGCGGGCGGCCTGCGCCTGACCACTCTCCACGGCCGGGATCGCTCTCTGCCGCGGTACGGGTACGGGCATCGTCCTGGGTTCCTTCCCTCCCCCCGAGGGCACGGCGGCGTCGAGGGTCTCGACCCACCGACGGGTGACCCTAGCGGCTGCCACCGCCCCGGCGGAATGGTGTGAGCCGCGTCGCTCCGGGGCCCGCCGCCGTCATATGCCGCGTTCTGTACCGCAGTTGGACACGACCTCGGCGGGCGGGTGATGACGAAGCTCACGTCCTGTACCGGTTTGGGCGGGCGCCGGGCGTGCGGTGGGTCACATGACGTACGTCACCGGGCAGATGGACCGCGCGCGGGGCCCCTCAATCGTCCGGCCCGCCGTGCGAAGGAGCCGTCGCGTCCGGCCGTACGACCCCGAGGATCGGCATCGAACCGGCGCCCGCGACCGTCACCGTACGTCCGGGGCGCGGGGCGTGGATGATCCTGCCGTCGCCGATGTACATCGCGACATGGCTGGCGTCGTCGAAGTAGATGACGAGGTCGCCGGGGCGCATGTCCTCGACGTCGACGTGCGGGAGCTGCTTCCACTGCTCCTGCGAGGTCCGCGGGACCGGGTGCCCGGCCGCCGCCCAGGCCTGGGAGGTCAGCCCCGAGCAGTCGAAGGAGTCCGGCCCCTCGGCGCCCCACACGTACGGCTTGCCGAGCTGGGCGGTGGCGTACCGCACGGCCTTGCCGGCCCGGACGGAGGTCTCGGCGTCCGTGTCCTTCAGGACGCCGGTGTCCAGCCAGGCCGTCTGCGCCTTGGCGGCGGCCTCCCGCTCGAGCTGTGCGAGCCGCTCCTTCTCCTTCTTCTCCAGCCGGGACTCCAGTTTCTCGGCCGTGTCGATCTGCCTGCGGATCTTCCGCCGGGCGGCGTCCCGGGCCTTGCGGTCGGCGTCCAGCTTCTTCCAGCGGACGGCGGCGTCGTCGGCGTACCCCTGCAAGTCCTGCTGGGTGCGGGCCACTTCGGCGATCAGCTTCTTCGTCGCCTGCTGACCCATGAGCACCCGGCCGGCGCCGTCCAGGAACTGGCCCGGGTCGTCGCTGAGCAGGAACTGTGCCGTGGGCGACAGGCCGCCGGTGCGGTACTGGTCCCGGGCCGCCGCGCCCGCCCGGTCCGTCAGCTCCGCCAGCCGTTGCCGCCCCTGGACGATCTTCTTGGTCAGGGCGGTGATCTCGGCGGACTGCTCGCGCGCCTTCTCCTCGGCCCCGTTGTAGGCGTCGGTGGCGACGGCCGCGTCGTGGTACAGCCGGTCGAGCTTCTCGCGGACCTCTTCGAGGTCCTTGCTCGGCGGGGGAGTCGCCGTCGGTACGGGGGTGGTGGGGACGGGGGCCGCGAACGCCGTGCCGGGCGCCCCGAGAACGGTCACCGCGCAGACCACGGTCAGGGCGGCGGTGAGCAGGCCGCGCTTGCCCGTACCCATAGCTGATTCCCCCCGGCTGATTTACCGTCAGTAACTTACGGTCGTCGGAGGGATCGTGCCACGGCCGCGCGCAAAACGACAGAGGTCGTCCGGAGCCGGATTCCCCCGGCCCCGGCCGGCCCCCCCCGGCGTCCCCCGCCTCCACGTCCGTACGACGATCCGCCATCTCTCCGCGATGTGACGTACGGCGCGGGGAGATCGTTCCCCCGCGGAGATCGTTCCCTCTGCCCGCGCCGCTCAGCGGACCGGCGCCAGCGCCTCCCACGCCACCGTGACCTCGCCCTGCCGCCAGCGGGCCGGCGGGTCCGTGACGGGCCAGTCCGCCGCGAGGTCCCGTACCGCGCGCAGCCAGCGCTGACGGGCGCCGTAGGAGGCGTAGGGCGCGGCGGCGGCCCAGGCGCGGTCGAAGTCGCGCAGGAAGGCGTGCACCGGCTCGCCGGGGACGTTGCGGTGGATCAGCGCCTTCGGCAGCCGTTCGGCGAGGTCGGAGGGGCGGTCCAGGGAGCCCAGCCGGGTGGCGAAGGTGACGGTGCGCGGGCCCTCGGGGCCGAGCGCCACCCATACGTGCCGCCGCCCGATCTCGTCGCAGGTCCCCTCGACCAGCAGCCCGCCGCGCGAGCCGCCGCCCGGCGGGGCGAGCCGTGCGCACAGCCGCTCCCACACCGCGGCGACCTGGCCCTCGTCGTACTGCCGCAGCACGTTCGCGGCCCGGATCAGCAGCGGACGCCCGGGCACGGGGACCTCGAAGCCGCCGTGCCGGAAGGCCAGCCCCTCCCGCTCGTACGGCCTGGCCGCCGCCACCCGGTCGGGTTCGATCTCGACGCCGACCACGCGCGCGCGGGGTGCGACGGTGCGCAGCCGGCCGAGCAGCTCGACGGCGGTCCAGGGCGCCGCGCCGTAGCCGAGGTCGACCGCCACGGGATCCGCGGCGCGCCGCAGCTCGGCACCGTGCACGGCCGCGATCCAGCGATCCATGCGGCGCAGCCGGTTGGGGTTGGTCGTCCCGCGCGTCACCGTTCCCACGACGGGGGTCCCCCCGCCCGCGCGAAGCCGGGAGTGGGGGAGGGGCGTCGCGCGGGCTGTCATACCTACGAGGGTAAGAGGACGGGGGCCGGGACTCCCGCACGGCAGCGGGGGGCGGGCTCCTGCCCACTCCACCCGACCTCGAACAGTTGACACCTTCAGGGTAATGATTCGGCAAAGCCGCTTGATCGGGAAATGGTCGGCACCCGCCCGCTGTTGCACTCCCTGGAGGGAGACGGCGGCCCTCCGGCAGGCATGCCCGCAGCGAGGAGGAACGCCACGTGAGCCAGTACGTCAGCAGGCTCGGGCGACGCTCCCCGTCGGCCGCCACCCGGCTCCGGCTGCACCGGCGTCCCCGCCGGGTCGCCATGCTCTCCGTGCACACCTCCCCGCTCCACCAGCCCGGCACCGGCGACGCCGGCGGCATGAACGTCTACATCGTGGAGCTGGCCCAGCGGCTCGCCGCGATCAACATCGAGGTCGAGATCTTCACCCGGGCCACGGCCGGCGGCCTGCCCCCCGCCGTCGAGCTGGCCCCCGGTGTCCTGGTCCGGCACGTCGACGCGGGCCCCTACGAGGGCCTCGCCAAGGAGGAGCTGCCGGCCCAGCTATGCGCCTTCACGCACGGCGTGATGCAGGCGTGGGCCGGCCACCGTCCGGGCCACTACGACCTCGTCCACTCCCACTACTGGCTCTCCGGCCACGTCGGCTGGCTCGCCGCCCAGCGCTGGGGCGTCCCCCTGGTGCACGCCATGCACACCATGGCCAAGGTCAAGAACGCCAGCCTGGCCGACGGCGACACCCCCGAGCCCGCCGCCCGGGTCATCGGCGAGACCCAGATCGTGGCCGCCGCCGACCGGCTCATCGCCAACACCGAGGAGGAGGCCGGCGAGCTGCTGCGGCACTACGCGGCCGACCCCGCGAAGGTCGCCGTGGTCCACCCCGGTGTGAACCTGGAGCGCTTCCGCGCCGCCGACGGCCGGGCCGCCGCCCGCGCCCGCCTCGGCCTTCCCCAGGATGCGCTGATCCCGCTCTTCGCCGGCCGCATACAGCCCCTCAAGGCGCCGGACATCCTGCTGCGCGCGGTGGCCGTCCTGCTGGAGGAGCGCCCGGAGCTGCGCTCGCGCATCCTCGTCCCGGTCGTCGGCGGCCCCAGCGGCAGCGGGCTCGCCAGGCCGGAGGGCCTGCACAAGCTCGCCGCCCGGCTCGGCATCGCGGACGTCGTACGGTTCTGCCCGCCGGTCGGCCAGGAGCGGCTGGCGGACTGGTTCCGGGCCGCGTCCGTCCTCGTCATGCCGTCCTACAGCGAGTCCTTCGGCCTGGTCGCCATCGAGGCGCAGGCGGCCGGTACCCCGGTGATCGCGGCCTCGGTCGGCGGCCTGCCGGTGGCCGTGCGCGACGGCGAGACCGGCTTCCTCGTCCGCGGCCACGACCCCGCCGACTACGCGCGCGTGCTGCGCCGGTTCGCCGACGAACCGTCCCTCTCCTCGCGCCTGGGCCAGGCCGCCGCCCGGCACGCCCAGTCGTTCGGCTGGGACACGGCAGCCGCCGCCACCGCAGACGTCTACACGGCCGCGACCCAGTTCCACCGCCGTCACGTACGCTCGCACCATGGGTGATGTCGAGAAGGCCGGGCAGGTTCTGGAGG contains:
- a CDS encoding helix-turn-helix domain-containing protein; this encodes MASLNVGNLGEYLREQRRNAQLSLRQLADAAGVSNPYLSQIERGLRKPSAEVLQQVAKALRISAETLYVRAGILDAERDGEERLREGATRAVILADPSLDERQKQVLLQIYESFRKENGFGGGRPAEGEGTGSDTYAAGAGDATGSDTDAGPRRTAG
- a CDS encoding TetR/AcrR family transcriptional regulator, producing MTRAETRERNRRALLDAAFQVVSREGYRAKLEEIAERADLTTGAIYSLFGSKNGLVVALVADHLRPHYEEIEQTVPAELDLLEAVDAFARYYRRGGDAPDALSRLSLQITLLDMALHDPDLGSQLATSIRAQETHLIALFTGRSHNGGVVTSHQAQRLATALRALFVGLSQGVPLGLAPGADEQYFADAARALATGMTVL
- a CDS encoding RICIN domain-containing protein produces the protein MHRARRLFARRSVWAAIVMAVVAGSVVVVNTASAGTVDPKTWYVLVNRNSGKVLDGRDFATHDGAAVVQWGRHGGANQQWRFIDAGDGYYRLQNRNSGKVLDDHNWSKTAGSDIVQWSDRNGTNQQFELAESPDGYVRLINRFSGMAVEVHNASKADGGDVVQYHDRGGANQQWQLVPAGSVGSAGTPTETGGSAPTSRAPSDTRPSSSPAAGGGSSTTRFMGSDTVLIGGSMSDASATAAPFDVRYAYVHSQPAPSSAYYSASRCQDAWKSWWGCWSGSTTAPGNYVTWWDDHVAQATYKGSPHPQKFFWTWYSLRDLGDLAGSGDGPGEVVAINRVDLLTRYMNDYRFFLQKIGNSHDMIDLEPDFWGYVRSLGNPHQVAAQVSGANPTDCGSQENSAAGLSRCLIAMAHKYAPNTTVGFHLSCWDWQTDTQGCAKDYANLGAQNADFLVADVSDRDAGWYAQPAHGGHDNFWTDQKATASLGFYRTMAESVGKPVVLWQIPVGNKAQNNTLNHYKDDKVDWFFAHMDQVANAHVAGLLFGAGQQEQTSVETDGGNLIDKTVAYRNSGGTALK
- a CDS encoding ATP-binding cassette domain-containing protein codes for the protein MSMGTRTDALADTAHVADSHELIRVHGARENNLRNVSIEIPKRRLTVFTGVSGSGKSSLVFDTIAAESQRLINETYSSFVQGFMPTLARPDVDVLDGLTTAIIVDQQRMGADPRSTVGTATDAHAMLRILFSRLGTPHIGSPKAFSFNVASISGAGAVTVERGGRTVKERREFSITGGMCPRCEGRGSVTDIDLARLYDADRSLGDGALTIPGYMPGGWNHRLYTESGLYSPDKPIRTFTKRELHDFLYREPTRMKIAGINMTYEGLVPRIQKSMLAKDREAMQPHIREFVDRAVTFTTCPDCDGTRLSEAARSSKIEGISIADACAMQISDLAVWVRALAEPSVAPLLTSLGETLDSFVEIGLGYLSLDRPAGTLSGGEAQRTKMIRHLGSSLTDVTYVFDEPTAGLHPHDIRRMNDLLLRLRDKGNTVLVVEHKPEVIAIADHVVDLGPGAGTAGGTVCFEGTVAGLRASGTLTGRHLDDRAALKESVREPAGALEIRGATRHNLRGVDVDIPLGVLVVVTGVAGSGKSSLVHGSVPAGQGVVSVDQAPIRGSRRSNPATYTGLLDPVRKAFAKANGVKPALFSANSEGACAGCNGAGVVYTDLAMMAGVATTCEECEGKRFDASVLEYRLGGRDISEVLAMTVTEAEQFFGAGAARTPAAHRVLGNMADVGLGYLTLGQPLTTLSGGERQRLKLATHMADKGGVYVLDEPTTGLHLADVEHLLGLLDRLVDSGKSVIVVEHHQAVMAHADWIIDLGPGAGHDGGRIVFEGTPADLVAARSTRTGEHLAEYVGA
- a CDS encoding DUF2516 family protein, with protein sequence MGSMLMLGFAGFMGILKIVLMALAAFGLFDAAFRREDAFRAADKQNKVFWLIILGIALVVSYLFSILSILPIAGAVAAIVYLVDVRPALQQVGGGRGWGRRGGGSSSDGPYGPYNGGR